The following proteins are encoded in a genomic region of Maribacter hydrothermalis:
- a CDS encoding homoserine kinase → MSQNEIKVFCPATVANVSCGFDVLGVALDSVGDEMIVRKVPQKGIKITKLTGQDLPKETLNNVAGVAGNAFLLASDYDGGFEIEIDKRIKPGSGIGSSAASSAGAVWAMNHLLGNPFSKTELVKFAMEGERLASDVAHADNVAPALFGGFTLVRSYSPLDIIDIPAPSELYVTIIHPQIEIKTSDSRKILKTTISMETGIKQWGNVGGLVAGLFKQDYDLIGRSLEDHIVEPIRSILIPGFDEVKKVSLEAGALGSGISGSGPSIFAFSKWEETAIKVGDAMKTVYDKIGIDYEIHVSKINMEGVKLL, encoded by the coding sequence ATGAGCCAAAACGAAATTAAAGTTTTTTGCCCTGCAACGGTTGCAAACGTTTCATGCGGATTTGATGTTCTTGGAGTTGCCTTAGATTCTGTCGGCGATGAAATGATAGTTAGAAAAGTACCGCAGAAGGGCATAAAAATTACCAAACTCACAGGACAAGATTTACCTAAAGAGACCTTGAATAATGTTGCCGGTGTTGCAGGTAATGCATTTTTATTGGCATCTGATTATGATGGCGGATTCGAGATTGAAATTGATAAAAGAATAAAACCTGGTAGTGGCATTGGTAGTAGCGCTGCTAGTTCTGCAGGTGCTGTTTGGGCAATGAACCATTTATTGGGTAACCCCTTCAGTAAAACCGAACTGGTAAAATTCGCCATGGAAGGCGAACGTTTAGCTAGTGACGTTGCTCATGCAGATAATGTTGCCCCTGCCCTATTTGGTGGTTTCACGTTGGTGCGTAGCTACAGTCCGTTAGACATTATTGATATTCCTGCTCCGTCAGAATTATATGTAACCATAATTCATCCGCAGATAGAAATAAAAACATCAGATTCCAGAAAGATTCTAAAAACTACTATTTCTATGGAAACCGGAATTAAACAATGGGGTAATGTAGGTGGCTTAGTTGCAGGCTTATTCAAACAAGATTATGATTTAATAGGCCGTTCTCTTGAAGACCACATTGTAGAACCTATTCGTTCCATTTTAATTCCTGGATTTGACGAAGTTAAAAAAGTGTCTTTAGAAGCAGGTGCCTTGGGGTCTGGAATTTCGGGGTCTGGACCATCAATTTTTGCATTTAGCAAATGGGAAGAAACGGCTATTAAGGTTGGCGATGCCATGAAAACCGTTTACGACAAAATCGGCATTGATTATGAAATTCATGTCTCTAAAATAAATATGGAGGGTGTTAAGCTTTTATAG
- the thrC gene encoding threonine synthase, with protein MKFYSLNNTAPKVSFDTAVINGIAPDKGLYFPEEITPLLSSFFDKIETLSNEEIAFTAIRQFVTKVVPDDVLKDILKEVLDFDFPVAEITDNIGTLELFHGPTMAFKDVGARFMAHCLGYFSRSTKNEVTVLVATSGDTGGAVANGFLGVAGVNVVILYPSRKVSDIQERQLTTLGKNITALEVDGTFDDCQGMVKNAFLDKELLDYMKLTSANSINVARWLPQLFYFLFAYKQAKSKGKEIVFSVPSGNFGNICAGLVAQRLGMPVKHFIASTNVNDTVPQFMLTKEYTPKPSTATISNAMDVGDPSNFIRIRHLFQDDFEDLKKNLSSYPFTDDETKEALKEIYNINGYIADPHGAVGYLGLKKYQEQHPDTYGIFLETAHPVKFLDIVEGTLNEKLEIPAQIEKVMGKTKKSIKISTYDGLKDFLLKS; from the coding sequence TTGAAATTCTATAGTTTAAATAACACAGCTCCTAAAGTTTCTTTTGACACTGCCGTTATTAATGGCATTGCACCAGACAAGGGATTATATTTTCCAGAAGAAATTACTCCTTTACTTAGTTCTTTTTTCGATAAAATTGAAACACTTTCAAACGAAGAAATCGCATTTACCGCAATTCGTCAATTCGTTACAAAAGTGGTTCCCGACGACGTATTGAAAGATATTTTAAAAGAGGTATTAGATTTTGATTTTCCAGTAGCTGAAATTACCGACAACATTGGCACATTAGAGCTTTTTCATGGTCCTACAATGGCTTTTAAAGATGTTGGCGCTCGTTTTATGGCACATTGTTTAGGCTATTTTTCTAGGTCTACCAAAAATGAAGTTACCGTACTGGTAGCTACTTCCGGTGACACTGGTGGTGCCGTTGCTAATGGCTTCTTAGGTGTTGCAGGTGTGAACGTAGTTATACTTTACCCTAGCAGAAAAGTGAGCGATATTCAAGAACGACAACTTACCACCTTAGGAAAAAACATTACAGCTTTAGAAGTAGATGGAACTTTTGATGATTGCCAGGGCATGGTAAAGAATGCCTTTTTAGATAAAGAGCTTCTAGATTATATGAAATTGACTTCAGCGAATTCTATTAATGTTGCTCGGTGGTTGCCACAGTTATTTTACTTCTTGTTTGCTTACAAACAAGCAAAATCAAAAGGTAAAGAGATTGTATTCTCTGTTCCTTCAGGTAATTTCGGTAATATTTGCGCAGGATTAGTTGCTCAGCGATTAGGCATGCCTGTAAAGCACTTTATAGCTTCTACTAACGTAAACGATACTGTACCGCAGTTTATGCTTACAAAAGAATATACCCCTAAACCATCAACAGCTACCATTTCTAATGCTATGGATGTTGGTGACCCAAGTAACTTTATAAGAATAAGACATTTGTTTCAAGACGATTTCGAAGACCTTAAAAAAAATCTATCTTCTTATCCTTTTACAGATGATGAGACTAAAGAAGCCTTAAAGGAAATTTACAATATCAACGGATATATTGCTGATCCTCATGGTGCTGTTGGCTACTTGGGCTTAAAGAAATATCAAGAACAACACCCTGATACTTATGGTATTTTCTTAGAAACCGCCCACCCGGTAAAATTCTTGGATATCGTAGAAGGTACCCTGAATGAAAAATTAGAAATTCCAGCGCAAATTGAAAAAGTAATGGGTAAAACCAAGAAATCCATTAAGATTTCAACCTATGACGGACTCAAAGATTTTCTTTTAAAATCTTAA
- the gcvT gene encoding glycine cleavage system aminomethyltransferase GcvT — MKNTALTTTHESLGAKMVPFAGYNMPVSYEGVNAEHETVRNAVGVFDVSHMGEFLISGPNALALIQKVSSNDASKLTIGRAQYSCLPNETGGIVDDLIIYKIKDEQYLLVVNASNIEKDWNHISAYNKDFKADMRNISDGYSLLAIQGPKAVEAMQTLTSVNLAAIKFYHFEVADFAGIENVIISATGYTGSGGFEIYCKNEEVKQIWDKVFESGADFGIKPIGLAARDTLRLEMGYCLYGNDIDDNTSPFEAGLGWVTKFTKEFVNSEALEKEKQHGPERKLVAFELDERGIPRHGYDIVDGNGKTLGVVTSGTMSPSMGTGIGLGYVPSIFSDIGSKINIQIRKNAIPATVVKLPFYKK; from the coding sequence ATGAAAAATACTGCGCTTACCACAACCCACGAATCTCTTGGTGCCAAAATGGTACCATTTGCAGGTTACAATATGCCCGTTTCTTACGAAGGTGTAAATGCCGAACATGAAACAGTTCGTAATGCTGTTGGAGTATTTGATGTATCTCACATGGGCGAGTTTTTAATTTCTGGCCCAAATGCGTTAGCCTTGATTCAAAAGGTATCTTCTAACGATGCATCAAAATTGACCATCGGTAGAGCTCAATACAGTTGCTTACCTAATGAAACCGGAGGTATTGTAGACGATCTTATTATTTATAAAATAAAAGATGAACAATATTTATTGGTGGTAAACGCCTCTAATATTGAAAAAGACTGGAACCATATTTCAGCTTATAATAAAGATTTCAAAGCAGATATGCGAAATATTTCCGACGGTTATTCGCTTTTAGCAATACAAGGACCAAAGGCTGTTGAAGCTATGCAAACGTTAACTTCTGTAAATTTAGCAGCTATTAAATTTTATCATTTTGAAGTAGCCGATTTTGCAGGCATTGAAAACGTGATTATTTCTGCAACAGGATATACCGGATCAGGCGGATTTGAAATTTACTGCAAAAATGAAGAGGTAAAACAAATTTGGGACAAGGTTTTTGAATCGGGAGCAGATTTTGGCATAAAACCAATAGGTTTAGCTGCTAGAGACACTTTACGTTTAGAAATGGGATATTGTCTTTACGGTAATGATATTGACGATAACACCTCCCCTTTTGAAGCTGGTTTAGGTTGGGTTACAAAATTCACTAAAGAGTTTGTAAACTCCGAAGCTTTAGAAAAAGAAAAACAACACGGACCAGAACGTAAATTGGTAGCATTTGAATTAGATGAACGTGGAATACCAAGACATGGTTATGATATTGTTGATGGCAATGGAAAAACATTAGGTGTTGTAACTTCAGGTACCATGTCACCTTCAATGGGTACAGGTATTGGCTTAGGTTATGTTCCTTCAATATTTTCTGATATCGGTAGTAAAATCAATATTCAAATAAGAAAGAATGCTATACCCGCAACTGTAGTTAAATTACCCTTTTACAAAAAGTAA
- a CDS encoding ATP-dependent Clp protease ATP-binding subunit produces MDDNFSPRVKDVIAYSKEEALRLGHDFIGTEHLMLGLLRDGNGKAISILDALEVDLDHLRRKVEILSPSNPNASGVQKDKKNLHLTRQAERALKTTFLEAKLFQSSSINTAHLLLCILRNENDPTTKLLHKLKVDYDGVKEQFKFMITSDDDMVDGPTAESFPSDSDDASESKESTFGAASSQKGTKKSKTPVLDNFGRDLTQMAEENKLDPVVGREKEIERVSQILSRRKKNNPLLIGEPGVGKSAIAEGLALRIINKKVSRILYNKRVVTLDLASLVAGTKYRGQFEERMKAVMNELEKNDDVILFIDEIHTIVGAGGATGSLDASNMFKPALARGEIQCIGATTLDEYRQYIEKDGALERRFQKVIVEPTSVDETIEILHNIKGKYEDHHNVRYTDEAIEACVKLTNRYMTDRFLPDKAIDALDEAGSRVHIVNMDVPKQILELEKKLEDVRELKNSVVKKQKYEEAAKLRDDEKSLEKDLAIAQERWEDDSKLNKETVSEDNVADVVSMISGIPVNRIAQTESNKLAGLPQLIKSNVIGQDEAVAKVSKAIQRNRAGLKDPNKPIGSFIFLGQTGVGKTQLAKVLAKELFDSEEALIRIDMSEYMEKFAISRLVGAPPGYVGYEEGGQLTEKVRRKPYSVILLDEVEKAHPDVFNMLLQVLDDGFLTDSLGRKIDFRNTIIIMTSNIGARQLKDFGQGVGFGTSAKKSQEDSHQKGVIENALKKAFAPEFLNRIDDVIVFNALEREHIHQIIDIELTKLFKRIKDIGYHLNLTDEAKDYIAEKGFDKQYGARPLKRAIQKYIEDALAEEIVNSKLKEGDSIYIDLDKKSEELTIKIEKAEEESPKT; encoded by the coding sequence ATGGATGATAATTTTTCCCCAAGAGTAAAGGATGTAATTGCATATAGCAAGGAAGAAGCATTACGCCTTGGTCACGATTTTATCGGAACCGAGCACTTAATGCTAGGACTTCTTAGAGATGGAAACGGGAAGGCTATTAGCATATTAGATGCTTTAGAAGTTGATTTAGATCATTTACGAAGAAAAGTAGAAATTCTTAGTCCTTCTAACCCAAACGCAAGCGGCGTACAAAAAGATAAAAAGAACTTGCATTTAACAAGACAAGCTGAACGTGCTTTAAAAACAACATTTTTAGAAGCTAAACTTTTTCAGAGTTCTTCAATAAATACAGCTCATCTTTTACTTTGTATTCTTAGAAACGAAAATGACCCTACTACGAAACTTTTACATAAGTTAAAAGTTGACTATGATGGCGTTAAGGAACAATTTAAATTTATGATTACAAGTGATGACGATATGGTAGACGGTCCTACGGCCGAATCTTTCCCAAGTGATTCTGATGACGCATCTGAAAGTAAGGAAAGTACTTTTGGTGCGGCCTCTAGCCAGAAAGGAACTAAAAAATCCAAAACTCCTGTTTTAGATAATTTCGGCAGAGACTTAACTCAAATGGCCGAAGAGAATAAATTAGACCCGGTAGTCGGTCGTGAAAAAGAAATAGAAAGGGTTTCTCAGATTCTTAGTAGAAGAAAAAAGAACAACCCGTTACTTATAGGTGAGCCTGGTGTTGGTAAAAGTGCCATTGCAGAAGGACTTGCATTACGCATCATCAATAAAAAAGTATCAAGAATTCTATACAACAAAAGAGTTGTAACTCTTGATTTAGCTTCACTAGTTGCTGGCACAAAATACCGTGGCCAGTTTGAAGAGCGCATGAAGGCAGTAATGAACGAACTTGAGAAAAACGATGATGTTATTTTGTTCATAGATGAAATACATACTATCGTTGGTGCTGGCGGTGCAACAGGAAGCTTAGATGCTTCTAACATGTTTAAACCGGCCTTAGCAAGAGGTGAAATTCAATGTATTGGCGCTACTACTTTAGACGAGTACAGACAATACATTGAAAAAGATGGCGCTTTAGAAAGACGTTTTCAAAAGGTAATCGTTGAGCCTACATCTGTTGATGAAACTATTGAGATTTTACATAACATTAAAGGTAAATACGAAGACCACCACAATGTAAGGTATACAGACGAAGCAATAGAAGCATGTGTTAAATTGACCAACAGATACATGACCGATCGCTTTTTACCAGACAAAGCAATTGATGCACTTGACGAAGCAGGTTCTAGAGTGCATATCGTGAATATGGACGTTCCAAAACAAATACTAGAATTGGAAAAGAAATTAGAAGATGTGCGTGAACTTAAAAATAGCGTTGTTAAAAAACAAAAATATGAAGAGGCCGCCAAGTTACGTGACGATGAAAAAAGTTTAGAAAAAGATCTTGCCATTGCCCAAGAACGTTGGGAAGATGATAGTAAACTAAATAAAGAAACCGTTAGTGAAGATAATGTTGCCGATGTAGTATCCATGATTAGTGGAATACCAGTTAACCGAATTGCCCAGACCGAAAGCAACAAACTCGCCGGTTTACCACAGTTGATTAAATCCAATGTAATTGGGCAAGATGAAGCAGTAGCAAAAGTTTCCAAAGCTATACAACGTAATAGAGCCGGACTTAAAGACCCTAATAAGCCAATTGGATCATTTATATTTTTAGGACAAACTGGTGTGGGTAAAACTCAACTAGCAAAAGTTTTGGCTAAGGAACTGTTTGACTCTGAAGAAGCTCTTATTCGTATTGACATGAGTGAGTACATGGAGAAATTTGCCATCTCTAGATTAGTTGGGGCACCTCCGGGATATGTTGGCTATGAAGAAGGTGGTCAATTAACAGAAAAGGTTAGAAGAAAACCTTATTCCGTAATTCTATTAGATGAGGTTGAAAAAGCGCATCCAGATGTGTTTAACATGCTACTTCAAGTTTTAGATGATGGTTTCTTGACGGACAGCCTTGGTCGAAAAATAGATTTTAGAAATACGATAATTATCATGACATCTAATATAGGTGCTAGACAATTAAAAGATTTTGGACAAGGTGTAGGTTTTGGTACCTCAGCTAAAAAATCTCAAGAAGATTCACATCAAAAAGGAGTTATTGAAAATGCTCTTAAAAAAGCTTTTGCTCCCGAATTCTTAAATAGAATTGATGATGTAATTGTATTTAACGCTCTAGAAAGAGAACATATTCACCAAATAATTGATATTGAATTAACTAAATTGTTTAAAAGAATTAAGGATATTGGTTATCACTTAAATCTTACCGATGAAGCTAAAGATTATATTGCTGAGAAAGGTTTTGACAAACAATACGGTGCTAGACCTCTTAAAAGAGCAATACAGAAATATATTGAAGATGCTTTAGCAGAGGAAATAGTAAACTCTAAACTTAAGGAGGGAGATAGTATTTATATAGACCTTGATAAGAAAAGTGAAGAACTAACTATTAAAATTGAAAAAGCAGAAGAAGAATCTCCGAAGACATAA
- a CDS encoding bifunctional ADP-dependent NAD(P)H-hydrate dehydratase/NAD(P)H-hydrate epimerase has translation MKLYSTKQIYKADQISIKKEEIVSNELMERAALQLFNWIHLRMQGAPVKIHLFCGIGNNGGDGIALARHLLDHGYNIAVYVVNYSEKRSKDFLINLDRLKDRKVWPNFMDSDDELPEINKDDIIVDGIFGIGLNRTPDTWVTKVIQHLNASQAFILSIDIPSGLFAERGTEDLNSVIRSNFVLSFQTPKLAFFLPESGRFIEQWEVLDIGLDPDYLMKTETDYELIGKNEVLMLYRPREKYAHKGTYGHSLIIGGSYGKIGAVCLTAKAALKVGSGLVTAFVPKIGYTILQTALPEIMVLTDSENEVLTSMQFELVPNVIGIGIGMGTSEKTITAFTKFLSSNKQPLVIDADALNIISNNKGLLEQIPEESILTPHPKELERLIGKWEDDFEKLAKVKKFSKKYKCIVVIKGAHTIVIKNEKGYVNTTGNPGMATAGSGDVLTGVITGLKAQGYTPLHAAIFGVYLHGKAGDIAVEKTGFQSLIASDLIENLGASFLDLFKIPEQPIVKQDNQ, from the coding sequence ATGAAATTATATAGTACAAAACAAATTTATAAAGCAGATCAGATTTCAATAAAGAAAGAAGAAATTGTAAGTAACGAATTAATGGAGCGTGCTGCATTACAATTGTTTAATTGGATTCACCTACGTATGCAAGGGGCACCAGTTAAGATTCATTTATTCTGTGGAATTGGAAATAATGGTGGAGATGGTATAGCTTTAGCTCGTCATCTTTTGGACCATGGGTATAATATTGCAGTCTATGTAGTTAATTATAGTGAAAAACGTTCTAAAGATTTTTTAATAAATCTAGATAGGTTAAAAGACCGAAAAGTTTGGCCAAATTTCATGGATTCAGACGATGAACTTCCTGAAATAAACAAAGATGATATCATAGTCGATGGTATTTTTGGTATAGGTTTAAATAGAACACCTGATACTTGGGTGACAAAAGTTATTCAACATTTAAATGCTTCTCAAGCTTTTATTTTATCAATAGATATACCATCGGGTTTGTTTGCTGAAAGAGGAACTGAAGATTTGAATTCGGTTATAAGGTCTAATTTTGTACTTAGTTTTCAGACGCCTAAATTGGCTTTCTTTCTACCGGAATCAGGTAGGTTTATTGAACAATGGGAGGTATTAGATATAGGTTTAGATCCTGATTATTTAATGAAAACAGAAACTGATTATGAGTTAATTGGGAAGAATGAGGTTCTAATGTTATATAGGCCAAGAGAAAAATATGCACATAAAGGAACTTATGGTCATTCTTTAATTATTGGCGGTAGTTATGGTAAAATAGGAGCTGTTTGCTTAACCGCAAAGGCAGCGCTTAAAGTAGGAAGTGGTTTAGTAACTGCGTTTGTGCCAAAAATAGGGTATACTATTTTGCAAACTGCATTGCCGGAAATTATGGTATTGACTGATTCTGAAAATGAGGTTTTGACTTCCATGCAATTTGAATTAGTCCCAAATGTAATAGGTATTGGTATAGGTATGGGAACAAGTGAAAAGACGATAACTGCGTTTACTAAATTTTTAAGTAGTAATAAACAGCCACTAGTAATAGATGCTGATGCACTTAATATTATATCCAATAACAAAGGTTTATTAGAGCAAATTCCTGAAGAATCAATTTTAACTCCGCATCCTAAAGAGTTAGAGCGGTTAATAGGAAAATGGGAAGACGATTTTGAAAAGCTAGCCAAGGTTAAAAAGTTTTCTAAAAAGTATAAATGTATTGTGGTTATAAAAGGAGCACATACCATAGTTATAAAAAATGAAAAAGGGTATGTTAACACCACGGGTAATCCTGGTATGGCAACAGCAGGAAGTGGAGACGTTTTAACCGGAGTTATAACTGGTTTAAAGGCTCAAGGATACACACCTTTGCATGCGGCAATTTTTGGAGTTTATTTGCATGGCAAAGCTGGAGATATTGCTGTTGAAAAAACTGGTTTCCAGTCATTAATAGCGTCAGATCTTATTGAAAACTTAGGTGCTTCTTTTTTAGATTTATTTAAAATTCCTGAGCAGCCGATAGTTAAGCAGGATAATCAGTAA
- the thrA gene encoding bifunctional aspartate kinase/homoserine dehydrogenase I gives MKVLKFGGSSVAKPENIIKIKNIISKYNDPIILVVSALGGVTDLLLEAGSLASAQDQSYKKILSTLEERHLSTIKELIPVIGQSKVLSKVKSEFNILETLLEGAFFIGEITPKLSDKIVSYGELLSSYIISEYLISEKLDAEFKDSRELIITQKLNGKNVVNFTKTNANCSAYFKASKKKVIVCPGFIATSEEGVSTTLGRGGSDYTAAIYAAAIDANILEIWTDVSGMYTANPKMVKQAKAIPHISYEEAMELSHFGAKVLYPPTIQPVLSKGISIVIKNTFSPDEEGTLITKSKNEKGKTVRGISHIGNIALLSLEGPGMVGIPGISKRFFEVLSQADISVVLITQASSEHSICVGISANDVDKAVSIVNEAFEYEIERGRIKQVIPEKDLAIVALVGDNMKSHQGLSGKMFSTLGKNNVNIRVIAQGASERNISCVINENDVKKALNALHEEFFEENIKQLNLFVMGVGNVGAKFLEQIKEQRKFLKENLKLNIRVIGMSNSRTMLFDEKGIDLNDWSTKLAVGQKADKVKFLELVNSLNFRNSIFVDNTASEEVSNTYSEYLGNSISVVTCNKIACSSAFENYSHLKSLARTYNAPFLFETNVGAGLPIIDTLKHLIASGDKILKIQAVLSGSLNFVFNNFNDQTTFHDVVKQAQEEGYTEPDPKIDLSGVDVMRKILILARESGNQLEISDITNNPFLPEESLNTANNDEFFASLVQNEAHFQSLYTSAKKSDSKLKYVAQFDDGKASVGLQEIPKGHDFYNLEGSDNIVLFYTERYPNQPMIIKGAGAGAAVTASGIFADIIRIGNF, from the coding sequence ATGAAAGTTCTAAAATTCGGAGGCTCATCTGTAGCCAAACCTGAAAATATCATTAAAATTAAAAATATAATCTCTAAATACAACGACCCAATAATTCTGGTTGTTTCAGCTTTGGGAGGTGTAACGGATTTATTATTAGAAGCTGGGTCATTAGCTTCTGCTCAAGATCAATCTTACAAAAAAATTCTAAGCACATTAGAAGAAAGACATCTTTCCACCATCAAAGAATTAATACCTGTTATAGGGCAAAGTAAGGTTCTTAGCAAAGTAAAGAGTGAGTTCAATATTCTTGAAACTCTTTTAGAAGGCGCTTTTTTTATTGGAGAAATTACTCCAAAATTATCGGACAAAATAGTAAGCTACGGCGAGCTTCTTTCTTCTTATATTATTAGTGAATATTTGATAAGTGAAAAATTAGACGCTGAATTCAAAGATAGTAGAGAGCTGATTATCACACAAAAGCTTAATGGCAAGAATGTGGTGAATTTTACTAAAACTAATGCTAACTGTTCAGCCTATTTTAAGGCTTCAAAAAAGAAAGTAATTGTTTGTCCAGGTTTTATCGCTACTTCTGAAGAAGGGGTGTCAACTACGCTCGGTAGAGGCGGTTCTGATTATACCGCTGCAATATATGCAGCTGCAATTGATGCTAATATTTTAGAAATCTGGACCGATGTTAGTGGTATGTACACCGCTAATCCTAAAATGGTTAAACAGGCAAAAGCCATACCACATATTTCGTATGAAGAAGCTATGGAACTGTCTCATTTTGGCGCGAAAGTACTTTATCCACCAACTATTCAGCCGGTATTATCAAAAGGAATATCTATTGTCATTAAGAATACTTTTAGTCCGGATGAGGAAGGAACTTTAATTACCAAATCTAAAAACGAAAAAGGGAAGACCGTTCGTGGAATTAGCCATATTGGCAATATTGCATTACTTTCTTTAGAGGGACCAGGTATGGTAGGTATACCGGGAATTTCAAAACGCTTTTTCGAAGTTCTTTCTCAGGCAGATATTAGTGTAGTGCTAATTACTCAAGCTTCTTCTGAGCATTCTATTTGTGTTGGTATTTCTGCTAATGACGTTGATAAAGCCGTTTCAATTGTAAACGAAGCTTTTGAATATGAAATTGAAAGAGGTCGTATTAAACAAGTAATCCCTGAAAAAGATTTAGCTATTGTTGCCCTTGTAGGTGACAATATGAAAAGCCACCAAGGTTTGAGCGGTAAAATGTTCAGTACCCTTGGAAAGAATAATGTCAATATTAGAGTGATTGCCCAAGGTGCTTCTGAAAGAAATATTTCTTGTGTCATAAATGAAAATGATGTCAAAAAAGCACTGAATGCATTGCATGAAGAGTTTTTTGAAGAAAACATTAAGCAACTGAACCTGTTTGTTATGGGTGTTGGAAATGTTGGTGCAAAATTTCTAGAGCAAATTAAAGAGCAACGTAAATTCTTGAAAGAGAATTTAAAATTGAACATACGAGTAATAGGAATGTCCAACTCCAGAACCATGCTTTTTGATGAAAAAGGGATTGATTTAAACGATTGGTCTACAAAACTTGCCGTAGGGCAAAAAGCCGATAAAGTAAAATTCTTAGAGCTAGTAAATAGTTTGAATTTTAGAAATAGTATTTTTGTAGATAACACAGCTAGTGAAGAGGTTTCTAATACATACAGCGAATATTTAGGTAATAGTATTTCTGTTGTTACTTGTAATAAAATAGCCTGTTCTTCTGCCTTTGAGAATTATTCTCATTTAAAATCATTGGCAAGAACCTATAACGCTCCTTTCTTATTCGAAACTAATGTTGGTGCCGGTTTACCTATTATAGATACTTTAAAACATCTAATTGCATCTGGAGATAAAATCTTGAAAATTCAAGCTGTTCTTTCTGGAAGCCTAAACTTTGTTTTTAATAACTTTAATGATCAAACTACCTTTCATGATGTGGTAAAACAAGCTCAGGAGGAGGGATATACGGAACCTGATCCAAAAATTGATTTAAGTGGTGTTGACGTAATGCGCAAAATTCTAATCTTGGCTCGTGAGAGTGGAAATCAATTGGAAATTAGTGATATTACCAACAATCCATTCTTGCCTGAAGAAAGTTTAAATACAGCAAACAATGATGAATTCTTTGCTTCTTTAGTACAAAACGAAGCGCATTTTCAGTCTTTATATACAAGTGCAAAAAAATCTGATAGCAAATTGAAATATGTTGCTCAGTTTGATGATGGGAAAGCAAGTGTTGGTTTACAAGAAATACCAAAAGGGCATGATTTCTACAACTTAGAAGGTAGCGATAACATAGTTCTTTTTTACACAGAAAGATATCCTAACCAACCAATGATTATTAAAGGTGCCGGAGCTGGTGCAGCGGTAACAGCGTCTGGCATATTTGCAGATATTATACGAATTGGTAATTTCTAA
- a CDS encoding glutaminase, with protein MIDFQRILTSINEAASKEKDRGKVADYIPELAKVDVNNFGIHLIDSKQQSYSAGSSNKPFSIQSISKVLSLSMALGLIGDEVWKRVDVEPSGDPFNHLSLLELENGIPRNPLINPGAIVIADILVSQLENPKEEFLSFVQNIANDHTIVFDLDVAKSEKRTGFRNFAAANLLKSYGNLNNDVDVVLDFYFHQCSLSMCCAQLTSTFFMFMNHGKCIRNNTFLTIPQVKRINALMLTCGFYDEAGEFAFEVGLPGKSGVGGGIVALLPNKFCVATWSPGLNPKGNSKLGMLALEKLTTETELSIF; from the coding sequence ATGATAGATTTTCAACGAATTCTTACCTCTATTAATGAAGCTGCATCAAAGGAAAAAGACAGGGGTAAGGTTGCAGATTATATTCCAGAATTAGCAAAAGTTGATGTAAATAACTTTGGTATTCATCTCATAGATAGCAAACAGCAAAGTTATTCTGCAGGTAGTTCTAATAAACCATTTTCTATACAGAGTATCTCTAAAGTTTTAAGTCTATCTATGGCATTAGGACTAATTGGAGATGAAGTTTGGAAACGTGTAGATGTTGAACCGTCTGGTGACCCGTTTAATCATTTGTCACTTTTAGAATTGGAAAATGGAATTCCTCGAAACCCTTTGATAAATCCTGGTGCAATTGTCATCGCGGATATTTTAGTTTCTCAATTAGAAAACCCAAAAGAAGAATTTTTATCATTTGTTCAAAACATTGCTAATGACCATACCATAGTATTTGATTTAGATGTAGCAAAGTCAGAAAAACGAACGGGTTTTCGAAATTTTGCTGCTGCAAACCTCTTAAAATCATATGGAAATTTAAACAATGATGTAGATGTGGTATTGGATTTTTACTTTCATCAATGTTCGCTTAGTATGTGTTGCGCTCAATTGACCAGTACTTTTTTCATGTTTATGAATCATGGCAAATGCATTAGAAATAACACATTCCTAACTATACCACAAGTAAAACGCATAAATGCTTTAATGCTTACCTGCGGATTTTATGATGAAGCCGGTGAATTTGCTTTTGAAGTAGGACTACCAGGTAAAAGTGGAGTTGGTGGCGGTATCGTTGCCTTGCTACCAAATAAATTCTGTGTGGCTACATGGTCACCAGGACTTAACCCTAAAGGCAATTCTAAATTAGGAATGCTTGCCCTAGAAAAATTAACCACAGAAACAGAACTTTCTATTTTTTGA